The following are from one region of the Andrena cerasifolii isolate SP2316 chromosome 1, iyAndCera1_principal, whole genome shotgun sequence genome:
- the LOC143367002 gene encoding uncharacterized protein LOC143367002 isoform X2 has translation MGTVEYGFPMIGGLMPQIQALIAPPVSEDSKTAKNKKDKEEKRHPYFKRRGRGHNRDICDACKDGGELICCDKCPASYHLQCHYPAVDPADIPNGEWLCYTCRYASKRNLLDNKGNEKNKKKSALEVLALAASLVNPREFELPKELQLPIMFPGSNKTDYVSGRRGKQQSGNHNGRNHCLDSNLMVPLPARLCFECGRSCRKAPLIACDYCPLYFHQDCLDPPLTAFPIGRWMCPNHPNHFIDQNLLTSCRVTERIKLWDKYANQRIDQHAVKLDFLRKARAINPLFRTKVKLEGRTRVKVPCSVKFHYEHPPELDPIRFYHDSVIRPVVNTTKPKVAGSNNSKAPKVECTEIKKMEESMDLEKGTDPSSEIKAESNEEETGNETECKEEVEENVNENRCKDDSSAEYYAEHFGYDAKEGVQLLERPVLEALALQRLEQILDPNGEDYDSINCHTVARAALFSLNHKPKPPTFMIHKTLTIGSGPNCDLVLSNYGNCSFTSSKHAIIFFDECTKRYELLNYSEYGTVVDNVLYSCNYTGVVRDEMKEETDERTQSITKEQETTDAVKAIIKEKVLHSQEQSERRRVLCKCNLAKYESKDTDHFEEGWEGSAIVAHGSTLAFGCLMFVFNTINAHMER, from the exons ATGGGCACTGTGGAGTACGGTTTCCCGATGATCGGGGGCTTAATGCCA CAAATCCAAGCTCTGATAGCACCGCCGGTATCGGAAGATTCAAAAACAGCAAAGAATAAGAAGGACAAGGAAGAGAAGAGGCATCCATACTTtaaaagacgaggacgaggtcatAATCGCGATATTTGCGATGCGTGTAAAGACGGAGGAGAACTTATATGCTGCGACAAATGTCCAGCATCGTATCACTTACAATGCCA TTACCCAGCCGTGGATCCAGCAGATATACCTAATGGAGAGTGGTTGTGCTACACTTGCCGTTACGCATCGAAGAGGAACCTATTGGACAATAAAGGGAATGAAAAGAACAAGAAAAAGTCTGCGTTGGAGGTATTAGCTCTAGCGGCGTCATTAGTTAATCCCAGAGAGTTTGAATTGCCTAAAGAATTACAATTACCGATAATGTTTCCTGGTAGTAACAAGACGGATTATGTTTCGGGTAGAAGAGGAAAACAGCAAAGTGGAAATCACAATG GAAGAAATCATTGCCTCGACAGCAATCTAATGGTACCTTTACCAGCACGCTTGTGCTTTGAATGTGGACGCAGTTGCAGGAAAGCACCGTTGATCGCGTGTGATTACTGTCCGTTGTACTTTCATCAAGACTGTTTAGACCCTCCACTCACAGCCTTTCCTATTGGTAGATGGATGTGCCCTAATCATCCGAATCATTTCATAGACCAAAACCTATTGACATCGTGCAGGGTAACGGAGCGTATCAAGCTCTGGGACAAGTACGCTAATCAGCGGATAGATCAGCACGCAGTGAAGCTGGACTTTCTGCGTAAAGCTCGCGCGATAAATCCACTGTTTCGCACGAAGGTGAAATTAGAGGGTCGAACCAGGGTAAAAGTTCCCTGTTCTGTGAAATTCCATTACGAACATCCACCGGAACTAGATCCTATACGATTCTATCACGATTCCGTCATACGACCAGTAGTAAATACCACTAAACCGAAAGTCGCGGGAAGTAACAATAGCAAAGCTCCTAAAGTAGAATGcacagaaataaagaaaatggaAGAGTCGATGGATCTGGAAAAGGGGACTGATCCGAGTAGTGAAATAAAAGCAGAGAGCAACGAAGAAGAAACAGGTAACGAAACTGAATGTAAAGAGGAAGTAgaagaaaatgtaaatgaaaatagGTGTAAAGACGATAGCAGCGCTGAATATTATGCCGAACATTTTGGTTACGATGCGAAGGAAGGTGTACAGTTACTTGAAAGACCAGTACTGGAGGCATTAGCGTTACAACGATTGGAGCAGATATTAGATCCGAATGGAGAAGATTACGATAGTATTAATTGCCATACAGTGGCCAGAGCTGCGCTGTTTTCTTTGAACCACAAACCTAAGCCACCGACATTTATGATCCATAAAACGCTAACTATCGGAAGTGGTCCAAACTGCGATTTAGTTTTGTCCAATTATGGTAACTGCAGCTTTACATCTTCAAAGCATGCTATTATTTTCTTTGACGAG TGTACAAAACGTTATGAATTATTAAACTATAGTGAATATGGAACGGTGGTTGATAATGTCCTTTATTCTTGTAATTATACTGGAGTAGTAAGAGACGAAATGAAAGAAGAAACCGATGAGAGAACGCAATCGATAACAAAAGAGCAGGAGACAACAGATGCGGTGAAAGCTATTATTAAGGAGAAAGTTTTGCATTCTCAAGAACAATCGGAGAGGAGAAGGGTATTGTGTAAATGTAATCTAGCAAAGTACGAGTCTAAAGATACGGACCACTTTGAAGAGGGCTGGGAAGGAAGTGCTATCGTCGCTCACGGGTCAACGTTAGCTTTTGGATGTCTCATGTTTGTATTTAATACGATAAATGCACACATGGAGCGGTGA
- the LOC143367002 gene encoding uncharacterized protein LOC143367002 isoform X3 — MGTVEYGFPMIGGLMPQIQALIAPPVSEDSKTAKNKKDKEEKRHPYFKRRGRGHNRDICDACKDGGELICCDKCPASYHLQCQNPWNTERNELFTVTQPWIQQIYLMESGCATLAVTHRRGTYWTIKGMKRTRKSLRWSNKTDYVSGRRGKQQSGNHNVGRNHCLDSNLMVPLPARLCFECGRSCRKAPLIACDYCPLYFHQDCLDPPLTAFPIGRWMCPNHPNHFIDQNLLTSCRVTERIKLWDKYANQRIDQHAVKLDFLRKARAINPLFRTKVKLEGRTRVKVPCSVKFHYEHPPELDPIRFYHDSVIRPVVNTTKPKVAGSNNSKAPKVECTEIKKMEESMDLEKGTDPSSEIKAESNEEETGNETECKEEVEENVNENRCKDDSSAEYYAEHFGYDAKEGVQLLERPVLEALALQRLEQILDPNGEDYDSINCHTVARAALFSLNHKPKPPTFMIHKTLTIGSGPNCDLVLSNYGNCSFTSSKHAIIFFDECTKRYELLNYSEYGTVVDNVLYSCNYTGVVRDEMKEETDERTQSITKEQETTDAVKAIIKEKVLHSQEQSERRRVLCKCNLAKYESKDTDHFEEGWEGSAIVAHGSTLAFGCLMFVFNTINAHMER, encoded by the exons ATGGGCACTGTGGAGTACGGTTTCCCGATGATCGGGGGCTTAATGCCA CAAATCCAAGCTCTGATAGCACCGCCGGTATCGGAAGATTCAAAAACAGCAAAGAATAAGAAGGACAAGGAAGAGAAGAGGCATCCATACTTtaaaagacgaggacgaggtcatAATCGCGATATTTGCGATGCGTGTAAAGACGGAGGAGAACTTATATGCTGCGACAAATGTCCAGCATCGTATCACTTACAATGCCA AAACCCATGGAATACAGAAAGGAATGAATTATTCACAGTTACCCAGCCGTGGATCCAGCAGATATACCTAATGGAGAGTGGTTGTGCTACACTTGCCGTTACGCATCGAAGAGGAACCTATTGGACAATAAAGGGAATGAAAAGAACAAGAAAAAGTCTGCGTTGGAG TAACAAGACGGATTATGTTTCGGGTAGAAGAGGAAAACAGCAAAGTGGAAATCACAATG TAGGAAGAAATCATTGCCTCGACAGCAATCTAATGGTACCTTTACCAGCACGCTTGTGCTTTGAATGTGGACGCAGTTGCAGGAAAGCACCGTTGATCGCGTGTGATTACTGTCCGTTGTACTTTCATCAAGACTGTTTAGACCCTCCACTCACAGCCTTTCCTATTGGTAGATGGATGTGCCCTAATCATCCGAATCATTTCATAGACCAAAACCTATTGACATCGTGCAGGGTAACGGAGCGTATCAAGCTCTGGGACAAGTACGCTAATCAGCGGATAGATCAGCACGCAGTGAAGCTGGACTTTCTGCGTAAAGCTCGCGCGATAAATCCACTGTTTCGCACGAAGGTGAAATTAGAGGGTCGAACCAGGGTAAAAGTTCCCTGTTCTGTGAAATTCCATTACGAACATCCACCGGAACTAGATCCTATACGATTCTATCACGATTCCGTCATACGACCAGTAGTAAATACCACTAAACCGAAAGTCGCGGGAAGTAACAATAGCAAAGCTCCTAAAGTAGAATGcacagaaataaagaaaatggaAGAGTCGATGGATCTGGAAAAGGGGACTGATCCGAGTAGTGAAATAAAAGCAGAGAGCAACGAAGAAGAAACAGGTAACGAAACTGAATGTAAAGAGGAAGTAgaagaaaatgtaaatgaaaatagGTGTAAAGACGATAGCAGCGCTGAATATTATGCCGAACATTTTGGTTACGATGCGAAGGAAGGTGTACAGTTACTTGAAAGACCAGTACTGGAGGCATTAGCGTTACAACGATTGGAGCAGATATTAGATCCGAATGGAGAAGATTACGATAGTATTAATTGCCATACAGTGGCCAGAGCTGCGCTGTTTTCTTTGAACCACAAACCTAAGCCACCGACATTTATGATCCATAAAACGCTAACTATCGGAAGTGGTCCAAACTGCGATTTAGTTTTGTCCAATTATGGTAACTGCAGCTTTACATCTTCAAAGCATGCTATTATTTTCTTTGACGAG TGTACAAAACGTTATGAATTATTAAACTATAGTGAATATGGAACGGTGGTTGATAATGTCCTTTATTCTTGTAATTATACTGGAGTAGTAAGAGACGAAATGAAAGAAGAAACCGATGAGAGAACGCAATCGATAACAAAAGAGCAGGAGACAACAGATGCGGTGAAAGCTATTATTAAGGAGAAAGTTTTGCATTCTCAAGAACAATCGGAGAGGAGAAGGGTATTGTGTAAATGTAATCTAGCAAAGTACGAGTCTAAAGATACGGACCACTTTGAAGAGGGCTGGGAAGGAAGTGCTATCGTCGCTCACGGGTCAACGTTAGCTTTTGGATGTCTCATGTTTGTATTTAATACGATAAATGCACACATGGAGCGGTGA
- the LOC143367002 gene encoding uncharacterized protein LOC143367002 isoform X1, whose translation MGTVEYGFPMIGGLMPQIQALIAPPVSEDSKTAKNKKDKEEKRHPYFKRRGRGHNRDICDACKDGGELICCDKCPASYHLQCHYPAVDPADIPNGEWLCYTCRYASKRNLLDNKGNEKNKKKSALEVLALAASLVNPREFELPKELQLPIMFPGSNKTDYVSGRRGKQQSGNHNVGRNHCLDSNLMVPLPARLCFECGRSCRKAPLIACDYCPLYFHQDCLDPPLTAFPIGRWMCPNHPNHFIDQNLLTSCRVTERIKLWDKYANQRIDQHAVKLDFLRKARAINPLFRTKVKLEGRTRVKVPCSVKFHYEHPPELDPIRFYHDSVIRPVVNTTKPKVAGSNNSKAPKVECTEIKKMEESMDLEKGTDPSSEIKAESNEEETGNETECKEEVEENVNENRCKDDSSAEYYAEHFGYDAKEGVQLLERPVLEALALQRLEQILDPNGEDYDSINCHTVARAALFSLNHKPKPPTFMIHKTLTIGSGPNCDLVLSNYGNCSFTSSKHAIIFFDECTKRYELLNYSEYGTVVDNVLYSCNYTGVVRDEMKEETDERTQSITKEQETTDAVKAIIKEKVLHSQEQSERRRVLCKCNLAKYESKDTDHFEEGWEGSAIVAHGSTLAFGCLMFVFNTINAHMER comes from the exons ATGGGCACTGTGGAGTACGGTTTCCCGATGATCGGGGGCTTAATGCCA CAAATCCAAGCTCTGATAGCACCGCCGGTATCGGAAGATTCAAAAACAGCAAAGAATAAGAAGGACAAGGAAGAGAAGAGGCATCCATACTTtaaaagacgaggacgaggtcatAATCGCGATATTTGCGATGCGTGTAAAGACGGAGGAGAACTTATATGCTGCGACAAATGTCCAGCATCGTATCACTTACAATGCCA TTACCCAGCCGTGGATCCAGCAGATATACCTAATGGAGAGTGGTTGTGCTACACTTGCCGTTACGCATCGAAGAGGAACCTATTGGACAATAAAGGGAATGAAAAGAACAAGAAAAAGTCTGCGTTGGAGGTATTAGCTCTAGCGGCGTCATTAGTTAATCCCAGAGAGTTTGAATTGCCTAAAGAATTACAATTACCGATAATGTTTCCTGGTAGTAACAAGACGGATTATGTTTCGGGTAGAAGAGGAAAACAGCAAAGTGGAAATCACAATG TAGGAAGAAATCATTGCCTCGACAGCAATCTAATGGTACCTTTACCAGCACGCTTGTGCTTTGAATGTGGACGCAGTTGCAGGAAAGCACCGTTGATCGCGTGTGATTACTGTCCGTTGTACTTTCATCAAGACTGTTTAGACCCTCCACTCACAGCCTTTCCTATTGGTAGATGGATGTGCCCTAATCATCCGAATCATTTCATAGACCAAAACCTATTGACATCGTGCAGGGTAACGGAGCGTATCAAGCTCTGGGACAAGTACGCTAATCAGCGGATAGATCAGCACGCAGTGAAGCTGGACTTTCTGCGTAAAGCTCGCGCGATAAATCCACTGTTTCGCACGAAGGTGAAATTAGAGGGTCGAACCAGGGTAAAAGTTCCCTGTTCTGTGAAATTCCATTACGAACATCCACCGGAACTAGATCCTATACGATTCTATCACGATTCCGTCATACGACCAGTAGTAAATACCACTAAACCGAAAGTCGCGGGAAGTAACAATAGCAAAGCTCCTAAAGTAGAATGcacagaaataaagaaaatggaAGAGTCGATGGATCTGGAAAAGGGGACTGATCCGAGTAGTGAAATAAAAGCAGAGAGCAACGAAGAAGAAACAGGTAACGAAACTGAATGTAAAGAGGAAGTAgaagaaaatgtaaatgaaaatagGTGTAAAGACGATAGCAGCGCTGAATATTATGCCGAACATTTTGGTTACGATGCGAAGGAAGGTGTACAGTTACTTGAAAGACCAGTACTGGAGGCATTAGCGTTACAACGATTGGAGCAGATATTAGATCCGAATGGAGAAGATTACGATAGTATTAATTGCCATACAGTGGCCAGAGCTGCGCTGTTTTCTTTGAACCACAAACCTAAGCCACCGACATTTATGATCCATAAAACGCTAACTATCGGAAGTGGTCCAAACTGCGATTTAGTTTTGTCCAATTATGGTAACTGCAGCTTTACATCTTCAAAGCATGCTATTATTTTCTTTGACGAG TGTACAAAACGTTATGAATTATTAAACTATAGTGAATATGGAACGGTGGTTGATAATGTCCTTTATTCTTGTAATTATACTGGAGTAGTAAGAGACGAAATGAAAGAAGAAACCGATGAGAGAACGCAATCGATAACAAAAGAGCAGGAGACAACAGATGCGGTGAAAGCTATTATTAAGGAGAAAGTTTTGCATTCTCAAGAACAATCGGAGAGGAGAAGGGTATTGTGTAAATGTAATCTAGCAAAGTACGAGTCTAAAGATACGGACCACTTTGAAGAGGGCTGGGAAGGAAGTGCTATCGTCGCTCACGGGTCAACGTTAGCTTTTGGATGTCTCATGTTTGTATTTAATACGATAAATGCACACATGGAGCGGTGA
- the LOC143367002 gene encoding uncharacterized protein LOC143367002 isoform X5 — protein MGTVEYGFPMIGGLMPQIQALIAPPVSEDSKTAKNKKDKEEKRHPYFKRRGRGHNRDICDACKDGGELICCDKCPASYHLQCQNELFTVTQPWIQQIYLMESGCATLAVTHRRGTYWTIKGMKRTRKSLRWSNKTDYVSGRRGKQQSGNHNVGRNHCLDSNLMVPLPARLCFECGRSCRKAPLIACDYCPLYFHQDCLDPPLTAFPIGRWMCPNHPNHFIDQNLLTSCRVTERIKLWDKYANQRIDQHAVKLDFLRKARAINPLFRTKVKLEGRTRVKVPCSVKFHYEHPPELDPIRFYHDSVIRPVVNTTKPKVAGSNNSKAPKVECTEIKKMEESMDLEKGTDPSSEIKAESNEEETGNETECKEEVEENVNENRCKDDSSAEYYAEHFGYDAKEGVQLLERPVLEALALQRLEQILDPNGEDYDSINCHTVARAALFSLNHKPKPPTFMIHKTLTIGSGPNCDLVLSNYGNCSFTSSKHAIIFFDECTKRYELLNYSEYGTVVDNVLYSCNYTGVVRDEMKEETDERTQSITKEQETTDAVKAIIKEKVLHSQEQSERRRVLCKCNLAKYESKDTDHFEEGWEGSAIVAHGSTLAFGCLMFVFNTINAHMER, from the exons ATGGGCACTGTGGAGTACGGTTTCCCGATGATCGGGGGCTTAATGCCA CAAATCCAAGCTCTGATAGCACCGCCGGTATCGGAAGATTCAAAAACAGCAAAGAATAAGAAGGACAAGGAAGAGAAGAGGCATCCATACTTtaaaagacgaggacgaggtcatAATCGCGATATTTGCGATGCGTGTAAAGACGGAGGAGAACTTATATGCTGCGACAAATGTCCAGCATCGTATCACTTACAATGCCA GAATGAATTATTCACAGTTACCCAGCCGTGGATCCAGCAGATATACCTAATGGAGAGTGGTTGTGCTACACTTGCCGTTACGCATCGAAGAGGAACCTATTGGACAATAAAGGGAATGAAAAGAACAAGAAAAAGTCTGCGTTGGAG TAACAAGACGGATTATGTTTCGGGTAGAAGAGGAAAACAGCAAAGTGGAAATCACAATG TAGGAAGAAATCATTGCCTCGACAGCAATCTAATGGTACCTTTACCAGCACGCTTGTGCTTTGAATGTGGACGCAGTTGCAGGAAAGCACCGTTGATCGCGTGTGATTACTGTCCGTTGTACTTTCATCAAGACTGTTTAGACCCTCCACTCACAGCCTTTCCTATTGGTAGATGGATGTGCCCTAATCATCCGAATCATTTCATAGACCAAAACCTATTGACATCGTGCAGGGTAACGGAGCGTATCAAGCTCTGGGACAAGTACGCTAATCAGCGGATAGATCAGCACGCAGTGAAGCTGGACTTTCTGCGTAAAGCTCGCGCGATAAATCCACTGTTTCGCACGAAGGTGAAATTAGAGGGTCGAACCAGGGTAAAAGTTCCCTGTTCTGTGAAATTCCATTACGAACATCCACCGGAACTAGATCCTATACGATTCTATCACGATTCCGTCATACGACCAGTAGTAAATACCACTAAACCGAAAGTCGCGGGAAGTAACAATAGCAAAGCTCCTAAAGTAGAATGcacagaaataaagaaaatggaAGAGTCGATGGATCTGGAAAAGGGGACTGATCCGAGTAGTGAAATAAAAGCAGAGAGCAACGAAGAAGAAACAGGTAACGAAACTGAATGTAAAGAGGAAGTAgaagaaaatgtaaatgaaaatagGTGTAAAGACGATAGCAGCGCTGAATATTATGCCGAACATTTTGGTTACGATGCGAAGGAAGGTGTACAGTTACTTGAAAGACCAGTACTGGAGGCATTAGCGTTACAACGATTGGAGCAGATATTAGATCCGAATGGAGAAGATTACGATAGTATTAATTGCCATACAGTGGCCAGAGCTGCGCTGTTTTCTTTGAACCACAAACCTAAGCCACCGACATTTATGATCCATAAAACGCTAACTATCGGAAGTGGTCCAAACTGCGATTTAGTTTTGTCCAATTATGGTAACTGCAGCTTTACATCTTCAAAGCATGCTATTATTTTCTTTGACGAG TGTACAAAACGTTATGAATTATTAAACTATAGTGAATATGGAACGGTGGTTGATAATGTCCTTTATTCTTGTAATTATACTGGAGTAGTAAGAGACGAAATGAAAGAAGAAACCGATGAGAGAACGCAATCGATAACAAAAGAGCAGGAGACAACAGATGCGGTGAAAGCTATTATTAAGGAGAAAGTTTTGCATTCTCAAGAACAATCGGAGAGGAGAAGGGTATTGTGTAAATGTAATCTAGCAAAGTACGAGTCTAAAGATACGGACCACTTTGAAGAGGGCTGGGAAGGAAGTGCTATCGTCGCTCACGGGTCAACGTTAGCTTTTGGATGTCTCATGTTTGTATTTAATACGATAAATGCACACATGGAGCGGTGA
- the LOC143367002 gene encoding uncharacterized protein LOC143367002 isoform X4, translating to MGTVEYGFPMIGGLMPQIQALIAPPVSEDSKTAKNKKDKEEKRHPYFKRRGRGHNRDICDACKDGGELICCDKCPASYHLQCQNPWNTERNELFTVTQPWIQQIYLMESGCATLAVTHRRGTYWTIKGMKRTRKSLRWSNKTDYVSGRRGKQQSGNHNGRNHCLDSNLMVPLPARLCFECGRSCRKAPLIACDYCPLYFHQDCLDPPLTAFPIGRWMCPNHPNHFIDQNLLTSCRVTERIKLWDKYANQRIDQHAVKLDFLRKARAINPLFRTKVKLEGRTRVKVPCSVKFHYEHPPELDPIRFYHDSVIRPVVNTTKPKVAGSNNSKAPKVECTEIKKMEESMDLEKGTDPSSEIKAESNEEETGNETECKEEVEENVNENRCKDDSSAEYYAEHFGYDAKEGVQLLERPVLEALALQRLEQILDPNGEDYDSINCHTVARAALFSLNHKPKPPTFMIHKTLTIGSGPNCDLVLSNYGNCSFTSSKHAIIFFDECTKRYELLNYSEYGTVVDNVLYSCNYTGVVRDEMKEETDERTQSITKEQETTDAVKAIIKEKVLHSQEQSERRRVLCKCNLAKYESKDTDHFEEGWEGSAIVAHGSTLAFGCLMFVFNTINAHMER from the exons ATGGGCACTGTGGAGTACGGTTTCCCGATGATCGGGGGCTTAATGCCA CAAATCCAAGCTCTGATAGCACCGCCGGTATCGGAAGATTCAAAAACAGCAAAGAATAAGAAGGACAAGGAAGAGAAGAGGCATCCATACTTtaaaagacgaggacgaggtcatAATCGCGATATTTGCGATGCGTGTAAAGACGGAGGAGAACTTATATGCTGCGACAAATGTCCAGCATCGTATCACTTACAATGCCA AAACCCATGGAATACAGAAAGGAATGAATTATTCACAGTTACCCAGCCGTGGATCCAGCAGATATACCTAATGGAGAGTGGTTGTGCTACACTTGCCGTTACGCATCGAAGAGGAACCTATTGGACAATAAAGGGAATGAAAAGAACAAGAAAAAGTCTGCGTTGGAG TAACAAGACGGATTATGTTTCGGGTAGAAGAGGAAAACAGCAAAGTGGAAATCACAATG GAAGAAATCATTGCCTCGACAGCAATCTAATGGTACCTTTACCAGCACGCTTGTGCTTTGAATGTGGACGCAGTTGCAGGAAAGCACCGTTGATCGCGTGTGATTACTGTCCGTTGTACTTTCATCAAGACTGTTTAGACCCTCCACTCACAGCCTTTCCTATTGGTAGATGGATGTGCCCTAATCATCCGAATCATTTCATAGACCAAAACCTATTGACATCGTGCAGGGTAACGGAGCGTATCAAGCTCTGGGACAAGTACGCTAATCAGCGGATAGATCAGCACGCAGTGAAGCTGGACTTTCTGCGTAAAGCTCGCGCGATAAATCCACTGTTTCGCACGAAGGTGAAATTAGAGGGTCGAACCAGGGTAAAAGTTCCCTGTTCTGTGAAATTCCATTACGAACATCCACCGGAACTAGATCCTATACGATTCTATCACGATTCCGTCATACGACCAGTAGTAAATACCACTAAACCGAAAGTCGCGGGAAGTAACAATAGCAAAGCTCCTAAAGTAGAATGcacagaaataaagaaaatggaAGAGTCGATGGATCTGGAAAAGGGGACTGATCCGAGTAGTGAAATAAAAGCAGAGAGCAACGAAGAAGAAACAGGTAACGAAACTGAATGTAAAGAGGAAGTAgaagaaaatgtaaatgaaaatagGTGTAAAGACGATAGCAGCGCTGAATATTATGCCGAACATTTTGGTTACGATGCGAAGGAAGGTGTACAGTTACTTGAAAGACCAGTACTGGAGGCATTAGCGTTACAACGATTGGAGCAGATATTAGATCCGAATGGAGAAGATTACGATAGTATTAATTGCCATACAGTGGCCAGAGCTGCGCTGTTTTCTTTGAACCACAAACCTAAGCCACCGACATTTATGATCCATAAAACGCTAACTATCGGAAGTGGTCCAAACTGCGATTTAGTTTTGTCCAATTATGGTAACTGCAGCTTTACATCTTCAAAGCATGCTATTATTTTCTTTGACGAG TGTACAAAACGTTATGAATTATTAAACTATAGTGAATATGGAACGGTGGTTGATAATGTCCTTTATTCTTGTAATTATACTGGAGTAGTAAGAGACGAAATGAAAGAAGAAACCGATGAGAGAACGCAATCGATAACAAAAGAGCAGGAGACAACAGATGCGGTGAAAGCTATTATTAAGGAGAAAGTTTTGCATTCTCAAGAACAATCGGAGAGGAGAAGGGTATTGTGTAAATGTAATCTAGCAAAGTACGAGTCTAAAGATACGGACCACTTTGAAGAGGGCTGGGAAGGAAGTGCTATCGTCGCTCACGGGTCAACGTTAGCTTTTGGATGTCTCATGTTTGTATTTAATACGATAAATGCACACATGGAGCGGTGA